A stretch of Pseudolysobacter antarcticus DNA encodes these proteins:
- a CDS encoding choice-of-anchor D domain-containing protein yields MKAPLSSTSPAVSIQTARLSLLPASAAATTHAGPGSPICVATLQPVSRLLTGMLLLCCAASASAELDKSPSQLDFREHALGTTSNPMATTLTNTGNQSVTVIAASPATGVYARAGGSCGTVPFTVAALASCTIEHTFTPNALNVFYQTITLTLTGGDQVAFGLRGEGAQGQLVVEPFGGLAWFSTSIGTIGQEKSAYLTNVGPVPIQITEIRTSSVPAISAFVRTGAGCPPPPFQLVGQCSMTYAFVPAQVGNSTMTLDFQVGGQGSRSLDLSGDGSPEIPLFKDGFDVSLPALIE; encoded by the coding sequence ATGAAAGCACCGTTGTCCTCCACTTCACCAGCCGTCTCGATCCAGACCGCTCGGTTATCGTTGTTGCCAGCCTCTGCGGCTGCGACCACCCATGCCGGGCCGGGCTCGCCGATCTGCGTGGCCACACTCCAGCCTGTCTCCCGTCTACTCACCGGAATGCTGCTGCTGTGCTGTGCCGCCAGTGCCAGCGCCGAGCTCGATAAGTCGCCCTCGCAGCTGGATTTCCGAGAACACGCGCTCGGCACCACCAGTAATCCGATGGCTACGACCTTGACGAATACCGGCAACCAGTCCGTGACGGTTATCGCAGCCAGCCCCGCGACTGGGGTCTATGCGCGCGCCGGCGGAAGCTGCGGCACGGTGCCCTTTACCGTCGCCGCGCTAGCGAGTTGCACGATCGAACACACGTTTACGCCAAACGCCCTCAATGTCTTCTACCAGACGATCACACTTACGCTGACGGGTGGTGATCAAGTTGCTTTCGGGCTGCGTGGCGAGGGCGCTCAAGGGCAACTGGTCGTTGAGCCATTCGGTGGTCTGGCCTGGTTTTCGACATCCATCGGCACGATCGGCCAGGAAAAGTCAGCGTACCTGACCAACGTCGGACCGGTTCCGATACAGATCACGGAGATCCGGACATCCAGTGTGCCAGCCATCAGTGCCTTCGTGCGCACGGGGGCCGGCTGTCCACCGCCCCCATTCCAGCTCGTCGGCCAGTGCAGCATGACGTACGCGTTCGTACCCGCCCAAGTCGGTAACTCAACGATGACCTTGGATTTCCAAGTCGGCGGCCAAGGGAGCCGTTCCCTGGATCTCAGTGGCGACGGCTCGCCGGAAATCCCCTTGTTCAAAGATGGATTCGACGTGAGTTTGCCTGCCCTGATCGAGTGA
- a CDS encoding choice-of-anchor Q domain-containing protein, with protein sequence MTLFCKLVFRRGLLAGILSIGAASAPTFAATITVTNANDLGTGSLRQAMLDATAGDTIHFNFNYPATIHLDSQLTVNKDLSIIGPGAQNLVLDGTVQFPLVWVNSGSTASISGLLLTLGRGGIVNQGTLTASDMVITDSYTHNDPGGGIINVGVLTLNTSRLSGNKTDTKGGAIYNGDGATLTVNGSTFSGANRASDDGGGLANFGSATINNSTFSGNVAAGNHPRGGAIFNFGTLAVTNSTFVGNVSSGPGGALFNNGPATLIASTFTNNAAAPGDNGDAFYNFDTITVSRTIVTTGCSGPGTLASMGDNIGGCFGDSLVLNDRNLDPLLAVLADNGGPTQTQALQAGSPALDEVRVNSATCSGTDQRGVARPSGVRCDIGAVEMDFDHIFHNGFE encoded by the coding sequence ATGACGCTGTTTTGCAAGCTTGTTTTTCGACGTGGTCTGTTAGCAGGAATTTTGTCGATCGGCGCCGCGAGCGCTCCGACTTTCGCCGCTACCATTACGGTCACCAATGCCAATGATTTAGGCACGGGCTCGCTGCGCCAAGCCATGCTCGATGCGACGGCAGGCGATACGATCCATTTCAATTTCAACTATCCGGCCACGATCCATCTGGACTCTCAACTGACCGTGAACAAAGACCTGAGCATCATCGGGCCTGGCGCGCAAAATCTGGTCTTGGACGGCACCGTTCAGTTCCCATTGGTGTGGGTGAATTCCGGTTCCACGGCGAGCATCAGCGGCCTTCTGCTGACGCTCGGTAGGGGCGGCATCGTCAACCAAGGCACGCTGACGGCCAGCGACATGGTTATTACCGACAGCTACACCCACAATGATCCGGGTGGCGGCATCATCAACGTCGGTGTGTTGACCTTGAACACGAGCAGGCTCAGCGGCAATAAGACCGATACCAAAGGTGGCGCAATTTACAACGGCGACGGCGCCACGCTCACGGTGAATGGCAGCACGTTCAGCGGCGCCAACCGTGCCTCGGATGACGGCGGCGGCCTCGCCAATTTTGGCTCGGCGACAATCAACAACAGCACCTTTTCCGGCAACGTCGCCGCGGGTAATCACCCCCGCGGTGGCGCGATTTTTAACTTCGGCACGCTGGCAGTGACCAATAGCACCTTCGTCGGGAACGTCAGCTCCGGCCCCGGCGGCGCTTTGTTCAACAATGGACCAGCAACCCTGATTGCCAGCACGTTCACGAACAACGCTGCAGCCCCCGGCGACAATGGCGACGCCTTCTACAACTTCGATACGATCACCGTCAGCCGCACGATTGTCACCACCGGCTGCTCTGGACCGGGCACGTTGGCCTCGATGGGCGACAACATCGGGGGTTGTTTCGGCGATTCGCTAGTCCTCAACGACCGCAACCTCGATCCGCTACTCGCGGTGCTGGCCGATAATGGCGGCCCTACCCAGACGCAGGCCTTGCAAGCGGGCAGCCCGGCGCTCGACGAAGTGCGCGTCAACAGCGCTACGTGTTCGGGCACAGATCAACGCGGCGTGGCCCGACCCAGTGGCGTGCGCTGCGACATCGGCGCAGTAGAAATGGACTTCGACCATATTTTCCACAACGGTTTCGAGTGA
- a CDS encoding ectonucleotide pyrophosphatase/phosphodiesterase, giving the protein MKIILRFFAAVLLLSVLGCAPQLTRNADKNAYTPLILISIDGYRADYLQRGLSPTLTALAADGVRAEALRPAFPSLTFPNHYTLVTGLNPDHHGIVNNRMINPVSGARFVYKEPATTADPNWWGGEPIWVSVEKNGQHAATMFWPGSDVAIKNTRPSYWRAFDGKITPDERVDQVLQWLDLPADQRPVFLTLYFDQVDHGGHDFGPDSAEVNAAIALVDTALQRLVQGLKQRGLDQRANLVIVSDHGMTSAGRDRVVVLNDLVNVDNITVESAGILAGLAPKPGHEKEVENALLKPQAHMQCWKKTNVPIRLHYGTNPRIPEILCLANEGWLIGTQDVIDDPKHHFSLGEHGYDNDLPSMRALFIAHGSAFKHGLVVPEFDNVDVYPMLMRVLGITAQPNDGNARTTTSMLRVANH; this is encoded by the coding sequence ATGAAAATTATCCTGCGTTTTTTCGCCGCCGTCTTGCTGCTCAGCGTGCTCGGCTGCGCGCCGCAACTCACGCGTAATGCAGACAAAAATGCCTACACGCCGCTGATCCTGATTTCGATCGATGGTTATCGCGCCGATTATCTGCAGCGCGGCCTGAGCCCGACGCTCACCGCACTCGCGGCTGATGGCGTGCGCGCCGAAGCGTTGCGACCGGCGTTTCCGTCGCTGACGTTTCCGAATCACTACACGCTGGTCACCGGGCTGAATCCCGATCACCACGGCATCGTCAACAATCGCATGATTAATCCGGTCAGCGGTGCACGTTTTGTCTACAAGGAACCCGCCACAACTGCCGATCCGAACTGGTGGGGCGGCGAGCCAATTTGGGTGAGCGTGGAAAAAAACGGCCAGCACGCGGCGACCATGTTCTGGCCCGGTAGCGATGTCGCGATAAAAAATACGCGGCCGAGTTATTGGCGTGCTTTCGATGGCAAAATCACGCCCGATGAGCGCGTCGATCAGGTGCTGCAATGGCTCGATCTGCCGGCGGATCAACGCCCGGTTTTCCTGACTTTGTACTTCGATCAGGTCGATCACGGCGGGCATGATTTCGGCCCCGATTCGGCCGAGGTGAATGCCGCCATCGCGCTGGTCGACACCGCCCTGCAACGTCTTGTGCAAGGCCTGAAACAGCGTGGACTCGATCAGCGCGCCAATCTGGTGATCGTCTCGGATCACGGCATGACCTCGGCCGGCCGCGATCGTGTGGTCGTGCTGAATGACCTCGTCAACGTGGACAACATCACCGTCGAGAGCGCCGGCATTCTCGCCGGCCTTGCGCCAAAACCCGGGCATGAAAAAGAAGTAGAAAACGCGCTGCTAAAACCGCAGGCACATATGCAGTGCTGGAAAAAAACCAATGTGCCAATACGTCTGCACTACGGCACCAATCCGCGTATTCCCGAAATTTTATGCCTGGCCAACGAAGGCTGGCTGATCGGCACGCAGGATGTGATCGACGATCCGAAACACCACTTCTCGCTCGGCGAGCACGGCTACGACAATGATCTGCCGAGCATGCGCGCCTTGTTCATCGCGCACGGATCGGCGTTCAAGCACGGGCTAGTTGTGCCGGAGTTCGATAATGTGGATGTGTATCCGATGTTGATGCGCGTGCTTGGCATCACGGCGCAACCTAATGATGGCAATGCCAGAACAACGACTTCGATGTTGCGTGTGGCTAACCACTAG